TGCGACACTCCCAAGCTGGTACGGATTTATGATCATTTTAAACTGCTTTGTTATCGTGGTCGCCCAAATGCCAATTCTAAAGTTCATCGAGACAGCCGGACGCTACCGCATGCCTGCCATTTTCGGGCTGATCTTCATGACATTTGGCCTGTATATTCTTATGGATTTCATACCCATATACTCATTCCTCGGCGCGGCAGTCTGGATGATTTTGGTCTCCCTTGGAGAGTGCACCCTTGGTCATCTTGACTACTATTCTACCCGCCAAAAAGTACTGTTTGTAAAGGAAATCAGTATTGGCTTTGGCTCTGGCCTCACTGTCCTGCTCATGCGCACCCTACCTGATGCCTATAATTCAACGCTCATCGCGGTTCTGGGCATCTCGTTCACCCTTATCTGGTGGGCACTCACACACCGCCAGCTACGCCACTACGATTAGGCAAGGCCCTGCACTAGAGCGCGTTCCGTTTGATTGAGTTCAATCAAACGACAAGAATTCGCTCAAAATAAATAAGTTAGAGTACAGAGCGTGAATGCGAATGAACGCGATGTACTCTAGATCTGCAGGGCCGGCAGGCCTTCAAGCCATGCCGAAAGTGAGCGGGTGTTCACGGCAGACCCGTTCAGCTCCCCCTCTCCTCTTGTTTTTTACTGCGCAACAACCGGCACCGGATTACCAGCGGGGCGAACCACCACGTTGGAGCTATTGGGCACCCGGTCATAAAGGTCGATCACGTCTTGATTAAGCATGCGAATGCAGCCGCTGGAAATGGACTTGCCGATAGACCAATCCTCGTTGGTTCCGTGAATGCGGTAGAGCGTGTCACGGCCATTTGCGAAAAGGTAAAGTGCCCGTGCGCCCAGCGGGTTGCCAAGCCCCGGGTCCATACCACCTTGGTATTTCACAAGAGAGGGGTCCCTGCCGATCATGTCTTTGGTTGGCGTCCAGCGCGGCCACTGGCGTTTGTATTGCACGACAGCCTCTCCGTTCCACTCCAGACCGGCCTTGCCAACACCCACTCCGTAACGCAATGCCGTCCCATCACCGCGCACCAGATATAAAAAGTGGTTTGCAGGATCCACCACCAAGGTTCCCGCATGTTCAGGCCCTTGATAGGGCACGATCTGCCGCAGGTATTTCCGGTCGCTTATCTGAGTCAAGTCTATGGCAGGAAGCGGAAATTTCTCGTCGGGCCGCGGGCCGTAGATACTCAGGTAGTATGGGTCTTCCCGCCAGTTTGTCACAGGCGGCTTCGATGCGCCGCCACTCCACTGAGGAATGGTCTGGCACCCCGCCAGAAGGGCAGCTGTTGAAGCGGCCAAAAAGCCCCTGCGCGTAAGAGAAGTCTTTGTCGAGGTGAGTTCACCCCGGTTCCCACTAGGTTTCATAGAGCAAATATCCCGAGTTTCCTTGACGCCTCTTCCAGTGGACACACCCCTTTTGCGCCCGCCCGCCAGAAAAGATCGGCTTTCACCGCCTCTAGCGCTCAAACATGACAGGATCGGGACTGGCTTATGACACAATCATGGCCATCCCTCACACATTTGTCAGGGGACAAACAACTTCTTGATTTGGATAGGAAAAGTTGTGAAGTGTCCGTTTCACACCGTTTTGCGCAGCAGCGTTTCGGCGTGGCGTTTGACCTCTTGGGATGACAAAGGCCCTCCATGGCCCAGATAAAACGTCTCCATACCGCAGTCCAGCAAACATAGCAGTTCTTTAGCCACCCGTTCCGTATCTTCCTCAAACGGCGGCTGCATGGCTTTATCCTTGCGCACGATCCCACCCAGCAGAATGCCAGAGGAAACCAGATCACCCGCAAGCACCTTCCGGTTGCTCAAAATCACGGAGAGAGAGCCTTGCGTATGACCGGGTGTGTGGAACACAGTTCCATCCAAGCCAAACTCCGTCAACGCAAACCTATCATCATTTTGTAGCAAAATATCGGGAGTAAAGCTGGCGTAGGGTGTCTGCGGTCTGCCGGTTTTAAGAAGTAATTTTCCAAAGAGCCCTGTCGGGCAATAGACCATGGGCTTCTCGCGCAAGTAGTAGGGAAGATCAACTGCGTGCGCCAGCACCGGCGCCTGACACAGCTCCTGCAACTTCTTTGCATTGCCTGCATGGTCCCCGTGGGCATGGGTGACGATTATCAGGTCGACATCTTTATAGGAAAGGCCTTGTCTCTTGAGAAAGAGACCAATTTTCTTATGGGAGTTGGGCAACCCCGTATCCACCAGAACAATACTTTCACTGCTGACAATCACAAAGGCATTAATTATACTCATGGGTAAAATGGGAACTTTTATGACATGCGGTGCCATAATGCTGCATCCTTTCCATCGCTTCCCACCTTACCCGCTTGAAGCCCTAGACTAATGCCACTTCATATTTGGCAGGCCCTGCAACTTTTTAGTAAAACCCTAAACAGACCTTGCAAGACGCATGCCTGCCAGCATGCAAACTACAAACACTGCCGCCTCCACAGTAAATAGGCCTAGAGATGTTATTGCCGGCCCCGGACACAAACCGCCAACCCCCCAGCCAATGCCGAAAATTGCCGAGCCAGCAACTAGCCGCCAGTCAGCGTCTATTTTTGAAGGCAGCTTGAAGCCTTCAGACGCCACCGGCTTGTCCATTTTTCTTGCCAACCAGAAAAAAGGCAGAGCCACCCCGATGCCGCCTGCCATTACAAAGGCAAGACTGGGATCCCAAGCGCCAGTTAAATCAAGAAAGTTCTGCACTTTGGAAGGGTTTGCCATGCCAGACACCAAAAGCCCGGCGCCAAACAACAGGCCGGAAAGGAACCCGATGATCATTCTTGTCATAGCTTACACTCCCACCACATGACGCAGAACCCAGACACTGGCAAATCCGGTCAGCATGAACGTGCCAACCGCCACAGCAGAACGCAAGGAAAGGCGAGACAAACCGCAAATACCATGCCCGCTGGTGCACCCACTTCCCAGAACCGTGCCAAACCCGACCAGCAAGCCAGCTAAAGCCAACAAAGGCAGTCCCGCTGTGAATTGCTGGTTAAGCGGCTCCGCCCACCCAGCCCCCATGAACACTAGGGGTGCAGCAACAAGCCCCACAATAATGGCCAAGTTCATAAACCGATCAGCGGAAGCACCGCTTGCAGGC
This genomic window from Pseudovibrio sp. M1P-2-3 contains:
- a CDS encoding L,D-transpeptidase, with the translated sequence MKPSGNRGELTSTKTSLTRRGFLAASTAALLAGCQTIPQWSGGASKPPVTNWREDPYYLSIYGPRPDEKFPLPAIDLTQISDRKYLRQIVPYQGPEHAGTLVVDPANHFLYLVRGDGTALRYGVGVGKAGLEWNGEAVVQYKRQWPRWTPTKDMIGRDPSLVKYQGGMDPGLGNPLGARALYLFANGRDTLYRIHGTNEDWSIGKSISSGCIRMLNQDVIDLYDRVPNSSNVVVRPAGNPVPVVAQ
- a CDS encoding MBL fold metallo-hydrolase, encoding MSIINAFVIVSSESIVLVDTGLPNSHKKIGLFLKRQGLSYKDVDLIIVTHAHGDHAGNAKKLQELCQAPVLAHAVDLPYYLREKPMVYCPTGLFGKLLLKTGRPQTPYASFTPDILLQNDDRFALTEFGLDGTVFHTPGHTQGSLSVILSNRKVLAGDLVSSGILLGGIVRKDKAMQPPFEEDTERVAKELLCLLDCGMETFYLGHGGPLSSQEVKRHAETLLRKTV
- a CDS encoding DUF6691 family protein, giving the protein MTRMIIGFLSGLLFGAGLLVSGMANPSKVQNFLDLTGAWDPSLAFVMAGGIGVALPFFWLARKMDKPVASEGFKLPSKIDADWRLVAGSAIFGIGWGVGGLCPGPAITSLGLFTVEAAVFVVCMLAGMRLARSV
- a CDS encoding YeeE/YedE family protein, with the protein product MIVETEFTPLSALVGGGMIGLSSALLFVLNGKIFGVSGIVNRVLPASGASADRFMNLAIIVGLVAAPLVFMGAGWAEPLNQQFTAGLPLLALAGLLVGFGTVLGSGCTSGHGICGLSRLSLRSAVAVGTFMLTGFASVWVLRHVVGV